One segment of Streptomyces sp. NBC_00576 DNA contains the following:
- the eda gene encoding bifunctional 4-hydroxy-2-oxoglutarate aldolase/2-dehydro-3-deoxy-phosphogluconate aldolase has protein sequence MPSFSAPSPSVLDLAPVVPVVVVEDLADAVPLARALVAGGLPAIEVTLRTPVALDAIRAIADSVPDAVVGVGTLTSPAQVSDALAAGARFLVSPGWTDVLLQSMQASGVPFLPGVSTCSEVVALLERGVREMKFFPAEAAGGTAYLKSLSGPLPQARFCPTGGISPANAPKYLALPNVGCVGGSWMLPADAITAHDWDRVEALAREASALT, from the coding sequence ATGCCGAGCTTCTCCGCGCCCTCTCCCTCCGTTCTCGATCTCGCCCCCGTCGTTCCCGTGGTCGTTGTCGAGGACCTGGCCGATGCCGTGCCGCTTGCTCGGGCGCTCGTCGCCGGGGGGCTGCCGGCTATCGAGGTCACCCTGCGTACTCCCGTCGCGCTCGACGCCATCCGGGCCATCGCCGATTCCGTGCCGGACGCGGTGGTCGGCGTCGGCACCCTCACCTCGCCGGCCCAGGTGTCCGACGCCCTCGCCGCCGGGGCCCGCTTCCTCGTCAGCCCGGGGTGGACCGACGTACTGCTGCAGTCGATGCAGGCGTCAGGTGTGCCGTTCCTGCCGGGGGTGTCGACGTGCTCCGAAGTCGTCGCACTGTTGGAGCGCGGCGTGCGGGAGATGAAGTTCTTTCCGGCGGAGGCGGCGGGCGGGACCGCCTATCTGAAGTCGCTGTCCGGGCCGCTCCCCCAGGCCCGGTTCTGTCCCACCGGGGGGATCAGCCCCGCGAACGCGCCCAAGTATCTCGCGCTGCCCAACGTCGGCTGCGTGGGCGGGAGTTGGATGCTCCCGGCGGATGCCATCACCGCGCACGACTGGGATCGGGTCGAGGCACTGGCCCGCGAGGCGTCCGCTCTCACATAG
- a CDS encoding RNB domain-containing ribonuclease — protein sequence MPRRHIRVTGAPEAPLRAALTALRTEPGVPESFPPAVLAEADRAAKAPALPETDATDIPFLTIDPPTSTDLDQAMHLSRRPGGGFRVRYAIADVAAFVVPGGVLDRETHRRVTTLYFPDEKTPLHPPVLSEDAASLLPDRTRPAALWTIDLDTDGRTVAVDVHRALVRSRAKLDYEGVQRQLDAGTAEEPLTLLKEIGEARERLEVERGGISLNVPEQEIVEDEDAHTYSLTYRAPLPAEGWNAQLSLLTGMAAAELMLTHGTGVLRTLPAAPDGAVGRLRRTAQALHIAWPHHVSYAALIRSLDPHRPHHAAFLQECTTLLRGAGYTVFRDGDLPDITTHSAVAAPYAHCTAPLRRLADRYASELCLAAVAEQPPPDWVLAALDALPQEMAEGGKRAGTVERGCVDIVEAALLADRVGEVFEGCVVDVEERKPTVGTVQLESPAVVARIEGDGVPLPLGERLRVRLTRADLGVAGVRFAPV from the coding sequence ATGCCCCGCCGCCACATACGCGTGACCGGCGCCCCCGAAGCCCCCCTCCGGGCCGCCCTCACCGCGCTACGCACCGAACCAGGCGTCCCCGAGAGCTTCCCGCCCGCGGTACTGGCGGAAGCGGACAGGGCGGCGAAGGCCCCCGCCCTCCCGGAGACGGACGCCACGGACATTCCCTTCCTCACCATCGACCCGCCCACCTCCACGGACCTGGACCAGGCGATGCACCTCTCGCGCCGCCCGGGCGGCGGCTTCCGCGTCCGGTACGCCATCGCGGACGTGGCGGCATTCGTCGTACCGGGCGGAGTGCTGGACAGGGAGACACACCGCCGGGTCACCACCCTCTACTTCCCGGACGAGAAGACCCCGCTCCACCCGCCGGTACTCAGCGAGGACGCGGCGAGCCTCCTCCCCGACAGGACCCGCCCGGCCGCCCTCTGGACGATCGACCTCGACACGGACGGCCGCACGGTCGCCGTGGACGTCCACCGGGCCCTTGTCCGCAGTCGCGCCAAACTCGACTACGAGGGCGTGCAGCGACAACTGGACGCCGGGACGGCGGAGGAGCCCCTGACCCTCCTCAAGGAAATCGGCGAGGCGAGGGAACGCCTGGAAGTCGAACGCGGCGGAATCTCCCTCAACGTCCCCGAGCAGGAGATCGTCGAGGACGAGGACGCTCACACGTACTCACTCACCTACCGCGCACCGCTGCCCGCCGAAGGCTGGAACGCCCAGCTCTCCCTCCTCACAGGCATGGCGGCGGCCGAGCTGATGCTGACGCACGGCACGGGAGTACTCCGCACTCTCCCCGCCGCCCCCGACGGCGCCGTCGGCCGCCTGCGCCGCACCGCGCAAGCCCTGCACATCGCCTGGCCGCACCACGTCTCGTACGCGGCACTGATCCGCTCCCTGGACCCGCACCGCCCCCACCACGCGGCCTTCCTCCAGGAGTGCACGACCCTGCTACGAGGCGCCGGCTACACGGTCTTCCGCGACGGCGACCTCCCGGACATCACGACCCACTCGGCCGTAGCCGCCCCGTACGCCCACTGCACGGCCCCCCTGCGCCGCCTCGCCGACCGCTACGCCTCGGAACTCTGCCTCGCCGCCGTCGCCGAACAGCCGCCGCCCGACTGGGTGTTGGCGGCCCTGGACGCGCTTCCCCAGGAGATGGCGGAGGGTGGGAAACGCGCGGGCACGGTGGAGAGGGGGTGCGTGGACATCGTCGAGGCGGCACTGCTCGCGGACCGGGTGGGGGAGGTCTTCGAGGGGTGCGTGGTGGATGTGGAGGAGCGCAAACCCACGGTCGGGACGGTGCAGTTGGAGTCTCCGGCGGTGGTCGCGCGGATCGAGGGCGATGGGGTTCCGTTGCCACTGGGGGAGCGGTTGCGGGTTCGGTTGACGCGGGCGGATCTGGGGGTGGCGGGGGTGCGGTTCGCTCCCGTGTGA
- a CDS encoding AraC family transcriptional regulator gives MTTAGGTREQALWTRARLGRCGPALDLLTARFDRHVYAPHAHDEFTVGLCVGGSEVIDYRGGRLRPRLGSIVVLDPGEMHTGGPDTADGYAYRALYASTSLLTDGTTGGFPYFREPLLDDPELAAAFRAAHTDLSTCPDPLEAESRLPWLLTALARRHSTARPTTDSVPGADHIAHAVRTRLADELTTPPSLADLAADLGLSRYQLLRAFRTTVGIPPYAWLAQYRVTRARGLLETGLRPAEVASLVGFADQAHLTRWFRRVLGVTPAAYRNSVQDGGR, from the coding sequence GTGACGACAGCCGGGGGCACACGGGAACAGGCGCTGTGGACCAGAGCAAGGCTCGGCCGCTGCGGCCCCGCCCTTGACCTCCTCACCGCCCGCTTCGACCGACACGTCTACGCCCCCCACGCCCACGACGAGTTCACCGTCGGCCTGTGCGTCGGCGGCTCCGAGGTCATCGACTACCGGGGCGGCCGCCTCCGCCCCCGCCTCGGTTCCATCGTCGTACTGGACCCCGGAGAGATGCACACCGGCGGCCCGGACACCGCCGACGGCTACGCCTACCGAGCCCTGTACGCCAGCACCTCCCTCCTCACGGACGGCACCACAGGCGGCTTCCCCTACTTCCGCGAGCCGCTGCTCGACGACCCCGAACTGGCCGCCGCCTTCCGCGCCGCACACACCGACCTGAGCACCTGCCCGGACCCCTTGGAGGCCGAGTCCCGCCTCCCCTGGCTGCTCACCGCGCTGGCCCGCCGCCACTCCACGGCCCGCCCGACCACCGACAGCGTCCCCGGCGCGGACCACATCGCCCACGCCGTACGGACCCGCCTGGCCGACGAACTCACCACCCCGCCCTCCCTCGCCGACCTCGCCGCCGACCTGGGCCTGTCCCGCTACCAGCTCCTGCGCGCCTTCCGTACGACGGTCGGGATACCCCCGTACGCCTGGCTGGCCCAGTACCGCGTGACACGGGCCAGGGGTCTGCTGGAGACCGGATTGCGGCCCGCCGAAGTCGCGTCCCTCGTCGGCTTCGCCGACCAGGCGCATCTGACCCGCTGGTTCCGGCGGGTGCTGGGGGTGACCCCGGCGGCGTACCGCAACAGCGTTCAAGACGGCGGACGCTGA
- a CDS encoding response regulator transcription factor, whose protein sequence is MQEQQKPAHRYQHRILSRQLSWRGTPVTPAVQDRDTEGMRATLRVLVVESKTPAAECLVNGLRRHGYEAESVDTGAKALQSHWHADLLLLDLDLPDLDGLEVCQGIRASSSDTPIIAVTARGSELDRVLGLRAGADDYMVKPYGFLELLARIEAVMRRVRPQLRTMEVITSGPLRIDARTREVCLDGSAI, encoded by the coding sequence GTGCAGGAGCAGCAGAAGCCGGCCCATCGCTACCAACACCGAATACTGTCGCGGCAACTCTCCTGGCGGGGAACTCCCGTCACGCCAGCAGTCCAAGACCGCGACACGGAAGGGATGCGCGCGACGCTGCGCGTGCTGGTGGTGGAGAGCAAGACCCCTGCTGCCGAATGTCTGGTCAATGGCCTGCGCCGGCACGGGTACGAAGCTGAGAGCGTGGACACCGGCGCCAAGGCCCTCCAGTCTCACTGGCACGCTGATCTGCTGCTGCTCGACTTGGACTTGCCCGATCTGGACGGGCTCGAGGTGTGTCAGGGAATCAGGGCCTCCTCCTCCGACACCCCCATCATCGCCGTCACCGCTCGCGGCAGTGAACTCGACCGGGTCCTCGGTCTGCGGGCCGGAGCGGACGACTACATGGTCAAGCCCTATGGCTTCCTGGAGTTACTGGCCCGAATCGAGGCCGTCATGCGTCGGGTCCGCCCGCAGCTACGCACGATGGAAGTCATCACCAGCGGCCCGCTGCGCATCGACGCGCGCACCCGGGAGGTTTGTCTGGACGGATCAGCCATATGA
- a CDS encoding cupin domain-containing protein, with product MPFIRSAEAVVHEIHGGRFVSYVRPDTGSRDLAAWRVEIPAAMVGPTHTISDEETFYILSGRLRLTIDGESAELRTGDAAVAPAGSELAVANSTDQPAHMWVTTRVGLTAKLADGNTITPPWAH from the coding sequence ATGCCGTTCATTCGCAGTGCCGAGGCCGTCGTACACGAGATTCACGGTGGCCGTTTCGTTTCCTACGTCCGTCCGGACACCGGCAGCCGGGACCTCGCCGCCTGGCGCGTCGAGATTCCGGCCGCAATGGTGGGGCCGACCCACACGATCAGCGACGAGGAGACCTTCTACATCCTCTCCGGTCGTCTCCGACTCACCATCGACGGTGAGAGCGCCGAACTCCGCACAGGTGACGCGGCAGTGGCACCTGCCGGCTCCGAACTGGCGGTCGCCAACAGCACCGACCAGCCCGCCCACATGTGGGTCACCACACGTGTCGGGCTCACCGCCAAACTGGCTGACGGCAACACCATCACACCGCCCTGGGCTCACTAG
- a CDS encoding bifunctional RNase H/acid phosphatase, translated as MREFIVEADGGSRGNPGPAGYGSVVIDATTGETLAEAAEYIGIATNNVAEYRGLVAGLRAARELDPAATVHVRMDSKLVVEQMSGRWKIKHPDMKPLAAEAARVFPVAEQVTYEWIPREKNKHADRLANEAMDAGKRGEQWSASTSTAELDAGLSATAADTDTDTGAATKVAVGWSAPADLGPPATFVLLRHGETLLTPQKRFSGSGGTDPSLSDVGRDQAERVAASLARRGTIEAIIASPLTRTRETAAAVAARLGLDVTIDEGLRETDFGAWEGLTFGEVRERYPDDMNAWLADPKAEPTGGGESFAATARRMAVTRDKLIAAHAGRTVLLVTHVTPIKTLVRLALGAPAKSLFRMELSAASLSAVAYYADGNASVRLFNDTSHLR; from the coding sequence GTGCGGGAGTTCATCGTCGAGGCCGACGGCGGTTCCCGGGGCAACCCGGGGCCCGCGGGCTACGGGTCCGTCGTCATCGACGCGACCACGGGCGAGACGCTGGCGGAGGCGGCCGAGTACATCGGCATCGCCACGAACAACGTCGCCGAGTACCGGGGCCTGGTCGCCGGCCTGCGCGCGGCCCGCGAACTGGACCCGGCCGCCACCGTCCACGTCCGCATGGACTCCAAGCTGGTCGTCGAGCAGATGTCGGGCCGCTGGAAGATCAAGCACCCGGACATGAAGCCGCTGGCGGCGGAGGCGGCCCGGGTGTTCCCGGTCGCCGAGCAGGTGACGTACGAGTGGATCCCGCGCGAGAAGAACAAGCACGCGGACCGCCTGGCGAACGAGGCGATGGACGCGGGCAAGCGCGGCGAACAGTGGTCGGCGTCCACGTCGACGGCGGAGCTGGACGCAGGCCTCAGCGCTACAGCGGCCGACACCGACACCGACACCGGCGCCGCCACGAAGGTGGCCGTCGGCTGGTCGGCGCCCGCGGACCTCGGCCCGCCCGCGACGTTCGTACTCCTGCGCCACGGCGAGACCCTCCTCACCCCCCAGAAGCGCTTCTCGGGCAGCGGTGGAACGGACCCGTCCCTCTCGGACGTGGGCCGGGACCAGGCCGAGCGGGTGGCCGCCTCCCTGGCCCGGCGCGGCACGATCGAGGCGATCATCGCCTCCCCCCTGACCCGCACCCGGGAGACCGCGGCCGCTGTCGCCGCCCGACTCGGCCTCGACGTGACCATCGACGAAGGCCTGCGCGAGACGGACTTCGGCGCGTGGGAGGGGCTGACGTTCGGCGAGGTGCGCGAGCGCTACCCGGACGACATGAACGCCTGGCTGGCCGACCCGAAGGCCGAACCGACGGGCGGCGGCGAGAGCTTCGCGGCGACCGCACGCCGGATGGCCGTCACCCGCGACAAGCTGATCGCGGCCCACGCGGGCCGTACGGTCCTGCTGGTCACCCACGTGACCCCGATCAAGACCCTCGTCCGCCTGGCCCTGGGCGCCCCGGCCAAGTCCCTGTTCCGCATGGAGCTGTCGGCCGCTTCCCTCTCGGCGGTGGCGTACTACGCGGACGGCAACGCGAGCGTACGGCTCTTCAACGACACGTCCCACCTGCGCTGA
- a CDS encoding Uma2 family endonuclease, translated as MTAMAHEPLTREEVLLEGFLALDTPEGFRAELIEGEIIVTPPPDGEHERYISRIVRQVNRRSRTDMDFSGNKGLKLKSGEACPKNHVIPDVTFAPLELDVFASAGSWMPCDGVAMVMEVTSTKPRADREAKRRCYARGGIPLYLLVDRDTSSITLFSDPEKDDYRQHCTLPLGKPVALPEPFAFELDTTDFL; from the coding sequence ATGACTGCCATGGCCCATGAGCCGCTCACGCGGGAAGAGGTTCTGCTGGAGGGCTTTCTAGCCCTCGACACCCCGGAGGGTTTCCGGGCAGAACTGATCGAGGGGGAGATCATTGTGACGCCGCCGCCGGACGGGGAACACGAGCGCTACATCAGCCGGATTGTGCGGCAAGTGAACAGGCGGTCCCGGACCGACATGGATTTTTCCGGGAACAAGGGGCTGAAGCTGAAGAGCGGGGAAGCCTGCCCGAAGAACCACGTGATCCCGGATGTCACATTTGCTCCCCTTGAGCTGGACGTCTTCGCGAGCGCAGGCTCATGGATGCCTTGTGACGGCGTTGCCATGGTGATGGAAGTGACGTCGACGAAACCTAGGGCCGACCGCGAGGCCAAACGCCGCTGCTACGCCCGCGGTGGCATCCCCCTCTACCTCCTCGTCGACCGCGACACCTCGTCGATCACGCTGTTCAGTGACCCGGAGAAGGACGACTACCGCCAGCACTGCACCCTCCCGCTGGGCAAGCCGGTGGCCCTCCCCGAGCCCTTCGCGTTCGAACTGGACACGACCGACTTCCTCTGA
- the yaaA gene encoding peroxide stress protein YaaA yields the protein MLVLLPPSEGKAASGRGAPLKLESLSLPGLTGAREAVLGELVELCVGDEDKAREVLGLSEGLRGEVAKNVDLLTAGARPAGQVYTGVLYDALDLASLDAAAKKRAARSLLVFSGLWGAVRVTDRIPSYRCSMGVKLPGLGSLAAHWRAPMAAALPEAAGDGLVLDLRSSAYTAAWKPKGEVAGRTATVRVLHAPTRKVVSHFNKATKGRIVRSLVSAGAAPSGPGELVEALRDLGYVVEVEAPRGSGAAWGLDVLVDEIH from the coding sequence GTGCTTGTCCTGCTGCCTCCCTCCGAAGGCAAGGCCGCTTCGGGGCGCGGTGCCCCGTTGAAGCTGGAGTCGCTGTCCCTGCCGGGGCTCACGGGTGCTCGTGAGGCCGTGCTCGGGGAGCTCGTCGAGCTGTGCGTCGGGGACGAGGACAAGGCTCGTGAGGTGCTGGGGCTGAGCGAGGGACTGCGGGGTGAGGTCGCCAAGAACGTCGACCTGCTTACCGCCGGAGCGCGGCCTGCCGGGCAGGTCTACACGGGGGTGCTGTACGACGCCCTCGACCTCGCCTCTCTCGACGCCGCCGCGAAGAAGCGGGCCGCGCGTTCGTTGCTCGTGTTCTCGGGGCTGTGGGGCGCCGTACGGGTCACGGACCGTATCCCCTCCTACCGTTGCTCGATGGGCGTGAAGCTGCCCGGGCTCGGCTCGCTGGCCGCGCACTGGCGTGCCCCGATGGCCGCCGCCCTTCCCGAGGCGGCCGGCGACGGGCTCGTTCTCGATCTGCGCTCCTCCGCCTATACGGCGGCCTGGAAACCCAAGGGTGAGGTTGCCGGGCGGACTGCGACCGTACGGGTGCTGCATGCGCCTACCCGCAAAGTCGTCAGCCACTTCAACAAGGCGACCAAGGGGCGGATCGTGCGGAGTCTGGTGAGTGCGGGTGCGGCGCCCTCCGGGCCGGGGGAGCTGGTGGAGGCGTTGCGGGATCTCGGGTATGTGGTGGAGGTTGAGGCGCCGAGGGGGTCTGGGGCGGCTTGGGGGTTGGATGTGCTGGTGGACGAGATTCACTGA
- a CDS encoding class I SAM-dependent methyltransferase, whose protein sequence is MQYKQAVVPWDIGEPQQAVVALENAGAFSGDVLDAGCGVGDNAVYLAGRGYRVTGFDYAATALRQAEQRADALGFDVEFVQSDAMRLDNLPQKFDTVLDSGLYHSLARQQRAEYAAALPKVCRPNALLHLLCFSDEVQDEFPDPHGIGEAELRNTFTGTAWRLAELHRDTYVTAFTREYVEKQAGEQFPRLDTRTLTFDTAGRLTRPIWRLAAVRL, encoded by the coding sequence GTGCAGTACAAACAAGCCGTCGTGCCATGGGATATCGGCGAACCCCAGCAGGCCGTCGTCGCACTGGAGAATGCAGGAGCATTCTCCGGAGACGTGCTCGATGCCGGGTGCGGGGTCGGCGACAACGCCGTGTACCTGGCCGGCCGCGGTTACCGGGTCACCGGTTTCGACTACGCCGCCACGGCACTGCGCCAAGCCGAACAGCGGGCCGACGCACTCGGTTTCGACGTGGAGTTCGTACAGTCCGACGCGATGCGGCTGGACAACCTGCCGCAGAAATTCGACACGGTACTGGACAGCGGTCTCTACCACTCACTCGCACGGCAGCAGCGCGCAGAGTACGCGGCAGCATTGCCGAAGGTATGCCGGCCGAACGCACTCCTACACCTGTTGTGTTTCTCCGACGAGGTCCAGGACGAATTCCCGGACCCGCATGGCATCGGCGAAGCCGAGCTGCGGAACACCTTCACCGGGACCGCCTGGCGCTTGGCCGAACTGCACCGCGACACCTATGTCACGGCGTTCACCAGGGAGTATGTCGAGAAGCAGGCAGGAGAGCAGTTCCCCCGCCTGGACACCCGGACGCTCACCTTCGATACAGCGGGACGGCTGACGCGCCCCATCTGGCGCCTGGCAGCCGTTCGGCTCTGA
- a CDS encoding DsbA family oxidoreductase, protein MELTARTPRRVEFVLDLICVHSYIALTRWSRAAKRFRDSGAEVEVVFRPFQLAPETPSTGRPLFEVHKEAFGEEKARAIVRDTGFGAEDGLRLNFERAVYTNTFEAHRLLADAAGQGLGEAMAERLFRAYLTDGSNIGDPHTLARLADEIGVVRSEGGGTALRAELDRVRTLGIGSVPLVLFDGGPALGGAQPEAVYFQALTTQPDPSLRG, encoded by the coding sequence ATGGAATTGACTGCCCGGACGCCACGCCGAGTCGAGTTCGTACTCGATCTCATCTGCGTCCACTCGTACATTGCCTTAACCCGCTGGTCCCGTGCGGCGAAGCGGTTCCGCGACTCCGGGGCGGAGGTCGAGGTCGTCTTCCGCCCTTTCCAGCTCGCGCCTGAGACCCCGTCCACCGGCAGGCCGCTCTTCGAGGTCCACAAGGAGGCCTTCGGCGAGGAGAAGGCCCGAGCCATCGTCCGGGACACCGGCTTCGGTGCCGAGGACGGGCTGAGGCTGAACTTCGAACGGGCCGTGTACACCAACACGTTCGAGGCGCACCGGCTGCTCGCCGATGCGGCTGGGCAGGGCCTGGGCGAGGCCATGGCGGAGCGGCTCTTCCGCGCCTACCTGACGGATGGATCGAACATCGGTGATCCGCACACCCTCGCCCGGCTGGCCGACGAGATCGGCGTTGTACGCAGTGAGGGCGGAGGCACCGCCCTGCGCGCCGAACTGGACAGAGTGCGCACGCTCGGCATCGGCTCAGTGCCTCTCGTCCTCTTCGACGGCGGGCCGGCCCTGGGCGGAGCGCAGCCGGAGGCCGTCTATTTCCAGGCCCTCACCACGCAACCGGATCCGTCCCTCAGGGGCTGA
- a CDS encoding NADPH-dependent FMN reductase → MIKVGIVIASTRPGRVGEDVGRWVLDVAERHGGADYELVDLKDYDLPHLDEPVPALIGGYSQPHTRRWAEKVSSLDAFVFVTPEYNHSVPGVLKNALDFLYSEWNDKSAGFVGYGMEGAGRAIAHLRNTMAAIGIADVRHHAALLMHHDFVDFKELKPQPHQEDAVIAMLDDVVSWGTAMRTVRDN, encoded by the coding sequence ATGATCAAGGTCGGAATTGTCATCGCCAGTACCCGTCCGGGACGCGTCGGGGAGGACGTGGGCCGGTGGGTGCTCGACGTCGCCGAGCGGCATGGCGGCGCGGACTACGAGTTGGTCGACCTCAAGGACTACGACCTGCCGCACCTCGACGAGCCCGTGCCCGCCCTGATAGGCGGTTACAGCCAGCCGCACACGCGTCGCTGGGCCGAGAAGGTCAGCTCCCTGGACGCCTTCGTGTTTGTCACGCCCGAGTACAACCACAGTGTCCCGGGAGTGTTGAAGAACGCTCTCGACTTCCTGTACTCGGAGTGGAACGACAAGTCCGCGGGCTTCGTCGGCTACGGAATGGAGGGCGCCGGCCGCGCGATTGCACATCTGCGCAACACCATGGCCGCCATCGGCATCGCCGATGTACGCCATCACGCCGCCCTGCTGATGCACCACGACTTCGTCGACTTCAAGGAGCTCAAGCCGCAGCCCCACCAGGAGGACGCGGTGATCGCGATGCTTGACGACGTCGTCTCCTGGGGTACCGCCATGCGGACGGTGCGCGACAACTGA
- a CDS encoding AraC family transcriptional regulator, protein MDLLSQVTAAMRSGRPRWVRIEARGAWGQRFQSVPGAAFHLVLQGSAVLMPNADDKIPLGAGCIALLPGGVEHGVADGPDVPAAERSAGTRQEFSAEPRTLVLGESADAGQTASTVVLSGMFPFDRSLCHPLLNDLPEAIYLPARLQQEPSLRAVLDSLCHELEHPDMGSDLAIGTLLDTLLVYVLRWWYREHGAGTGWGPALNDRAISRVLCSMHNYPGEPWTVERLGAVADLSRSAFARRFTDLVGRPPLGHLTWVRMNTAAERLRKTEEPLSSVAQQVGYTSEFAFSSAFRREFGIAPSAYRRQEATAGPRRSRARPGTSPRPGG, encoded by the coding sequence ATGGATCTCCTCAGCCAGGTCACCGCCGCGATGCGATCCGGTCGGCCGCGGTGGGTACGCATTGAGGCGCGTGGCGCATGGGGCCAGCGATTCCAGTCTGTCCCGGGGGCGGCGTTCCACCTGGTCCTGCAAGGCTCCGCCGTCCTGATGCCCAACGCCGACGACAAGATCCCACTCGGCGCCGGATGTATCGCTCTGCTCCCCGGCGGGGTCGAACACGGCGTGGCCGACGGCCCCGACGTACCCGCTGCGGAGAGATCGGCGGGTACGCGGCAGGAGTTCTCGGCCGAACCGCGCACTCTCGTCCTGGGAGAGAGCGCGGATGCAGGTCAGACGGCTTCCACGGTTGTGCTCAGTGGGATGTTCCCCTTCGATCGGAGTCTGTGCCACCCGTTACTCAACGACCTGCCGGAGGCCATATATCTCCCGGCGCGGCTGCAGCAGGAACCTTCCCTGAGGGCGGTCCTGGACTCGCTGTGCCATGAGTTGGAGCACCCTGACATGGGTTCCGACTTGGCGATCGGCACGTTGCTGGACACCCTGCTGGTGTACGTCCTGCGCTGGTGGTACCGAGAACACGGCGCGGGTACGGGCTGGGGTCCGGCGCTCAACGACCGGGCGATCAGCAGGGTGTTGTGCTCCATGCACAACTACCCGGGGGAACCATGGACGGTGGAGAGGCTGGGCGCGGTGGCTGACCTGTCCCGTTCCGCGTTCGCCCGCAGGTTCACCGACCTCGTCGGCCGACCGCCGCTCGGCCATCTGACCTGGGTCCGCATGAACACCGCGGCAGAGCGGCTTCGAAAGACGGAGGAGCCGCTGAGCTCGGTGGCACAACAGGTCGGATACACCTCGGAGTTCGCCTTCTCCTCCGCCTTCCGGCGCGAGTTCGGAATCGCCCCCAGCGCCTATCGCCGGCAGGAGGCCACAGCCGGCCCGAGACGCTCCCGGGCCAGGCCTGGCACGTCACCGCGGCCGGGTGGGTGA
- a CDS encoding alpha/beta hydrolase, with product MAELLSTRSPGVRGITLDADGIPISCLLAEPRTMPPRAVVVAVHGGGTRAGYFDSRVQPGLSLLALGAQLGYTVLAVDRPGYGASSVLLPEGQTLAEQTTTLHAALADFARGNQLGAGFFLVAHSNGGKLALGAASDHHGRALLGLDISGLGHRFAVEVPQLPCAESRGDWRRHWGAPRFYPPGAFQLARSLLAPVPGLEGKEGPLWPQLWPGIAARVRTPVRFTFAEQEQWWRHDDEAVAELTDLLATPKVTVARQPDAGHNISLGWAARTYHLRALAFLEECLLAREAVINNGVT from the coding sequence ATGGCTGAGTTGTTGAGTACTCGTTCTCCGGGGGTTCGCGGGATCACCCTGGATGCCGACGGCATACCGATCTCCTGCCTGCTGGCCGAACCCCGGACCATGCCGCCACGCGCGGTGGTGGTGGCGGTGCACGGCGGAGGCACGCGGGCCGGCTACTTCGACAGCAGGGTCCAGCCCGGCCTGTCCCTGCTGGCACTCGGGGCGCAGCTGGGCTACACCGTGCTCGCCGTGGATCGTCCAGGATACGGGGCGTCCTCCGTCCTGCTGCCCGAAGGCCAGACCCTGGCCGAACAGACAACCACCCTGCACGCCGCACTGGCCGACTTCGCCCGCGGGAACCAGCTCGGCGCCGGCTTCTTCCTCGTGGCCCATTCCAACGGCGGCAAGCTCGCACTGGGCGCTGCCTCCGACCACCACGGACGCGCCCTGCTCGGGCTGGACATCTCAGGGCTCGGTCATCGGTTCGCCGTTGAGGTACCGCAGTTGCCCTGCGCGGAGAGCCGGGGCGACTGGCGTCGTCACTGGGGTGCGCCGCGGTTCTATCCACCGGGCGCCTTCCAGCTCGCCCGCTCGCTGTTGGCTCCCGTACCGGGACTGGAAGGAAAGGAAGGCCCGTTGTGGCCGCAGCTCTGGCCCGGCATCGCGGCCAGGGTGCGCACCCCGGTGCGCTTCACCTTCGCCGAACAGGAACAGTGGTGGCGTCACGACGACGAGGCGGTGGCCGAGCTGACGGATCTGTTGGCCACGCCGAAGGTGACGGTGGCCCGCCAGCCCGACGCGGGCCACAACATCAGTCTCGGCTGGGCGGCCCGGACCTATCACTTGCGGGCGCTGGCATTTCTGGAGGAATGTCTGCTGGCGCGCGAGGCAGTGATCAACAATGGTGTCACCTGA